The Dyella caseinilytica genome has a window encoding:
- a CDS encoding OmpA family protein has translation MMGYSVLGYPYRTQVAFCTLLAIGLALCVAPVVATTAWILAGLAAAVGLLFIIWRSLHLRRATVRHGAELAALAAATSYLPLRLRTRLPLVLVIGNHLDQVFDRGGSSDALVHVGDGAIWLRADHLKDLPHLAVALRQWRDGRAPDGIVMMLSPSAYADVEDLFQALRLTRQAVSDTSRLLGRSLPGYLAVYQRVTDDEMSSSSWFGVSSAWSMRDMSRFDAISRSFDTDIECSDGDRFKAWRAAALSGLIDWTCDVVLPALQERRQPSPPWSPHGVAWVDAGLGVSPGTSSVWSSALQTRTRVGTPTCTGTATPWPLPQPLIEAMPQQAWMSPRLRALAHALCLLACAAALALGCAAYNNKTLLAQTSEHLDRFRSIPAAHDDARRRALSVLVDDRDRLDRYQRTGVPIRLGLGLYHGAAVIPSLNNAIASYQPPPPPPTIFTLDSMSLFDTGKAALKPGSTRLLVNALESIKAHPKDRILVAGHTDDVGNASANLQLSVARAVAVRDWLMEASNVSVSRFAIQGYGDTRPIADNDTAEGRARNRRVEITLIPDAPGG, from the coding sequence ATGATGGGTTATAGCGTGCTTGGCTATCCTTACCGCACGCAGGTGGCGTTTTGCACGCTGCTGGCGATCGGACTTGCGCTGTGCGTGGCGCCAGTCGTCGCAACGACGGCATGGATCTTGGCTGGTTTGGCGGCTGCAGTGGGCCTGTTGTTTATTATCTGGCGCAGCCTCCACTTGCGTCGCGCGACTGTTCGCCATGGCGCGGAGTTGGCCGCACTGGCCGCGGCGACGTCTTATTTGCCGCTGCGGCTGCGTACGCGCCTGCCGCTGGTGCTGGTGATCGGCAATCATCTCGATCAAGTGTTTGATCGCGGCGGCTCTTCGGACGCGCTTGTCCATGTAGGCGATGGCGCTATCTGGCTGCGTGCCGATCATTTGAAAGACCTTCCGCATCTTGCAGTGGCGTTGCGCCAGTGGCGCGACGGCCGTGCGCCGGACGGCATTGTAATGATGCTTTCGCCAAGCGCTTATGCGGATGTAGAAGACCTGTTCCAGGCGTTGAGGCTGACGCGACAGGCGGTAAGCGACACTTCACGTCTGCTGGGTAGGAGTTTGCCGGGTTACCTCGCTGTTTATCAGCGCGTCACCGACGACGAGATGTCTTCGTCATCATGGTTTGGCGTTTCGTCGGCATGGTCGATGCGCGACATGAGTCGCTTTGATGCCATTTCGAGATCCTTCGACACGGATATTGAGTGTTCCGATGGCGATCGCTTCAAGGCGTGGCGTGCTGCGGCGCTATCGGGTCTGATCGACTGGACGTGCGACGTAGTGTTACCGGCGCTGCAAGAGCGCCGGCAGCCGTCGCCTCCCTGGTCGCCGCACGGCGTGGCGTGGGTCGATGCAGGGTTGGGTGTATCCCCTGGTACCTCATCCGTCTGGAGCTCGGCCTTGCAAACGCGTACGCGTGTGGGTACGCCGACCTGTACAGGGACTGCGACACCTTGGCCACTTCCGCAGCCATTGATTGAAGCGATGCCTCAGCAAGCGTGGATGTCGCCACGTTTACGCGCCTTGGCACATGCGCTATGCCTTCTGGCGTGTGCTGCCGCGCTCGCTCTTGGGTGTGCAGCCTACAACAATAAAACGTTATTGGCGCAGACATCTGAACATCTGGACCGTTTCAGGTCGATTCCGGCGGCACATGATGATGCGCGCCGTAGAGCGCTGAGTGTGTTGGTGGATGACCGCGATCGGCTCGATCGATACCAGCGTACAGGGGTGCCAATACGGCTTGGTTTGGGCTTGTATCACGGTGCCGCAGTCATTCCTTCGCTCAATAACGCTATTGCTTCCTATCAACCTCCACCGCCGCCGCCCACGATATTTACCTTGGATAGCATGTCGTTGTTCGACACGGGAAAAGCCGCACTTAAACCCGGCTCGACGCGTCTGCTCGTCAACGCGCTGGAATCGATCAAGGCGCATCCGAAAGATCGCATTCTGGTGGCGGGTCATACCGATGATGTAGGCAATGCCAGTGCAAACCTGCAGTTGTCGGTGGCACGGGCTGTAGCGGTACGCGATTGGCTGATGGAAGCTTCAAACGTTTCCGTGTCGCGCTTTGCCATTCAGGGTTACGGCGATACGCGGCCCATCGCGGATAACGATACCGCTGAAGGTCGGGCACGCAATCGGCGTGTGGAAATTACGCTGATACCCGATGCCCCTGGCGGTTGA
- the tssC gene encoding type VI secretion system contractile sheath large subunit, which yields MASKETQANTTSVVLEGRSVYESLCDKINLRPVQEARPLEAFQDNDLLSESPADERMARAVSVFLKMVGDASRQIDRLDKSLLDFHIGRIDAQISAQLDAVMHSPEFQQIEAAWRGLKFLVDRTDFRKNVKIEVLDVSKEALQQDFEDTPEVIQSGLYRHTYIQEYDTPGGEPIGSIISNYEFDNSPQDVALLRNISKVAASAHMPFIGSAGPRFFGKETMEEVAAIQDIGNYFDRAEYIKWKSFRDTDDARYIGLTMPRVLGRLPYGPDTKPVRGFNYQEAVKGPDHNRYLWVNAAFAFAANMVQSFIKNGWCVQIRGPQAGGKVEDLPVHLYDLGTGYQPKIPTEVLIPETREFEFANLGFIPLSFYKNHDFACFFSANSTQKPALYDTKEATANSRINARLPYIFLLSRIAHYLKLIQRENIGTTKDRRLLELELNNWIKNLVTEMTDPGDDLQASHPLREAKVTVEDIEDNPGFFRIKLFIVPHFQVEGMDIGLSLVSQMPKAKS from the coding sequence ATGGCAAGCAAGGAAACCCAAGCAAACACCACCAGCGTCGTCCTCGAAGGCCGCAGCGTTTACGAGTCGCTTTGCGACAAGATCAATCTGCGCCCGGTGCAGGAAGCGCGTCCGCTCGAAGCATTCCAGGACAACGACCTGCTCTCCGAATCGCCTGCCGATGAACGCATGGCGCGTGCAGTCAGCGTGTTCCTCAAAATGGTGGGCGACGCCAGCCGACAGATCGACCGCCTGGACAAGTCTCTGCTCGACTTCCACATCGGGCGCATCGATGCGCAAATCAGCGCACAGCTCGACGCCGTCATGCACTCCCCCGAATTCCAGCAGATCGAAGCCGCATGGCGCGGCTTGAAATTCCTGGTCGACCGCACCGACTTCCGCAAAAACGTGAAAATCGAGGTGCTGGACGTTTCCAAGGAAGCCCTGCAACAGGACTTCGAAGACACGCCGGAAGTGATCCAGAGCGGCTTGTATCGCCATACCTACATCCAGGAATACGACACCCCGGGTGGCGAACCCATCGGCTCGATCATTTCCAACTACGAATTCGACAACTCGCCGCAAGACGTTGCCCTGCTGCGCAACATTTCCAAGGTCGCCGCCTCCGCACATATGCCGTTCATCGGCTCTGCCGGTCCGCGTTTCTTCGGCAAGGAGACCATGGAAGAAGTCGCCGCCATTCAGGACATCGGCAACTACTTCGATCGCGCCGAATACATCAAGTGGAAGAGCTTCCGCGACACCGACGACGCGCGCTACATCGGCCTGACCATGCCGCGTGTGCTGGGCCGCCTGCCCTACGGGCCGGATACCAAGCCCGTGCGTGGCTTCAACTACCAGGAAGCCGTCAAAGGTCCGGACCACAACCGCTATCTATGGGTCAATGCTGCCTTCGCCTTCGCCGCGAACATGGTGCAAAGCTTCATCAAGAACGGTTGGTGCGTGCAGATCCGCGGCCCGCAGGCTGGCGGCAAGGTGGAAGACCTGCCCGTGCACCTGTACGACCTCGGCACCGGCTACCAGCCCAAGATCCCTACCGAAGTACTGATCCCCGAAACACGCGAATTCGAATTCGCCAACCTCGGATTCATCCCGCTGTCGTTCTACAAGAACCACGACTTCGCGTGCTTCTTCTCCGCCAACTCCACCCAGAAGCCGGCGCTGTACGACACCAAGGAAGCCACGGCCAACAGCCGCATCAACGCGCGCCTGCCGTACATCTTCCTGCTCTCGCGTATTGCGCATTACCTCAAGCTGATCCAGCGCGAAAACATCGGCACCACCAAGGACCGCCGCCTGCTTGAGCTGGAACTCAACAACTGGATCAAGAACCTCGTCACCGAGATGACCGATCCGGGCGACGACCTGCAAGCCTCGCACCCGCTGCGCGAAGCCAAGGTCACGGTGGAAGACATCGAAGACAACCCCGGCTTCTTCCGCATCAAGCTCTTCATCGTGCCGCACTTCCAGGTGGAAGGCATGGATATTGGCCTGTCGCTGGTCTCGCAGATGCCTAAAGCCAAGAGCTAA
- a CDS encoding DUF3304 domain-containing protein, translating to MLKQIAIIGILVAIITVLSSCFARNHTMSLDVIGYNHTDRDIGDFSVNGKGGSLLMKHHGGGKFSCCIVIPEKYKHGMTVVVTWSDEAGKNPASRTVIVPPYRPEDGGHFAVHFLRNGDIKVFVTKYYEEHPNYPLKGDEAKL from the coding sequence ATGCTTAAACAAATCGCAATAATTGGAATTCTCGTCGCTATTATCACGGTGCTAAGCAGCTGTTTCGCCAGAAACCACACCATGTCGCTGGATGTAATTGGCTACAACCACACCGATCGTGATATTGGCGATTTTTCGGTGAACGGTAAGGGCGGGTCGTTGCTAATGAAGCATCATGGCGGCGGAAAATTTTCTTGCTGCATAGTCATCCCCGAAAAGTACAAACACGGCATGACTGTGGTTGTTACGTGGAGCGACGAAGCAGGTAAAAACCCCGCTTCCCGCACAGTCATTGTGCCTCCGTACAGACCAGAAGATGGCGGTCATTTTGCTGTGCATTTCCTACGCAATGGCGACATTAAAGTCTTCGTGACCAAGTATTACGAAGAACATCCAAATTACCCGTTAAAAGGCGACGAAGCCAAGTTGTGA
- a CDS encoding type VI secretion system Vgr family protein, with protein MAVTPSISQAYHLSITGTPALLSVLSFKGEEPLSTPYRFEIDVTSSFADLTTASILGKTASFAIQPIDLTVMSLASLVGELANTLASPAPARVFHGLITEFHQISTSADQTHYRLVLEPRLADLSRDVTSRLFQQQSAPEILEAVLRHAGFTATDFQFSLRATYPTREYTTQYEETTLNFLQRIAADEGIWFRFQQTVDREVIVFGDDLDAYDRSGQTAPMRADAGLESTGTEAIKSLAQQRRRVTQTVHLNDDNHRTAGVSLLADANVARDDSTTQGTDYRWGEHQNDPDDAQRLAQLRHQAHLAQQITYDGTGNVLALGAGSVLQISDTTLPDAPNGLVITAVAHEAARDKAYSNTFKAIPADRPYRSQPLPWPTISGLLPARIMSPGNYKYAYLNADGEYRVQLPFDLDTWSPGGTSRPVRLAKPYSGRDYGHHFPLIDGAEVILGFTQGDPDRPYIVGAVHNSQHTDLVTNQNNTRNLIRTAAQNELRMEDREGIEHIHLTTPTQTSELNLGHMVDDQNNERGTGAELRTDGHASVRAAKGVFISADSQPSANGRQLEMQTAMAQLQQAQAQMQALSETAQTAQALAADIATQNALLSDRLKNLQAQVILLSAPDGAGMTTGGSLHLNAAENLIATAGGNVDIGATRNVTVAAGNAISVFAQGQGIKLYAAQGKWDAQAQSDALSLSALKDLTITSSAGKVIIAADKEIWLGAGGSYIKITPAGIENGTPGDIYEKCAFWDTVEAASSTRPLPQFPRTACKSCLIDAMRQGAPGVYVT; from the coding sequence ATGGCAGTAACACCCTCCATCAGCCAGGCCTATCACCTCAGCATCACCGGCACACCCGCGCTGCTTTCCGTACTGAGTTTCAAGGGCGAGGAACCGTTAAGCACCCCGTATCGTTTCGAGATCGACGTCACCAGTTCATTCGCTGACCTGACGACCGCCTCCATCCTGGGCAAAACCGCCAGCTTCGCTATCCAGCCCATCGACCTGACCGTCATGTCGCTGGCATCTCTGGTGGGCGAGCTCGCCAATACGTTGGCCAGCCCTGCTCCGGCACGCGTATTTCATGGCTTGATCACCGAGTTTCACCAGATCAGCACCTCCGCCGATCAAACGCACTACCGCCTGGTACTCGAACCACGCCTGGCCGATCTGTCGCGCGACGTCACCAGCCGCCTGTTCCAGCAACAAAGCGCCCCAGAGATCCTGGAAGCGGTGCTGCGCCATGCCGGCTTCACCGCCACCGATTTCCAGTTCAGCCTGCGCGCCACCTACCCAACGCGTGAATACACCACGCAATACGAAGAAACCACGCTCAATTTTCTGCAACGTATCGCGGCGGACGAAGGCATCTGGTTCCGCTTCCAACAAACGGTGGACCGCGAGGTCATCGTATTCGGTGACGATCTCGATGCGTATGACCGAAGCGGACAGACTGCACCGATGCGTGCCGACGCCGGCCTGGAAAGCACCGGTACGGAGGCGATCAAATCGCTCGCGCAGCAACGCCGCCGGGTGACACAGACCGTTCACCTCAACGACGATAACCATCGCACCGCCGGCGTCTCGTTACTCGCTGATGCCAACGTCGCTCGTGACGACAGCACCACCCAAGGCACCGATTACCGCTGGGGCGAGCATCAAAACGATCCCGACGATGCCCAACGCCTTGCACAATTGCGCCATCAGGCGCATTTGGCCCAGCAGATCACCTATGACGGCACCGGCAACGTCCTCGCCCTGGGCGCTGGCAGCGTGCTGCAGATCAGCGACACAACGCTGCCCGATGCGCCTAACGGCCTGGTGATCACCGCCGTCGCCCACGAAGCGGCACGCGATAAGGCTTATAGCAATACCTTTAAAGCCATCCCCGCCGATCGTCCCTATCGCAGCCAGCCGCTACCCTGGCCCACCATCAGCGGCCTGCTTCCGGCACGCATCATGTCGCCGGGCAACTACAAGTACGCCTACCTCAACGCCGACGGCGAATACCGTGTGCAGTTGCCGTTCGATCTGGATACCTGGAGCCCCGGCGGCACCAGCCGCCCGGTAAGGCTCGCCAAACCCTACAGCGGCCGTGACTACGGCCACCACTTTCCGCTGATCGACGGCGCGGAAGTCATCCTGGGCTTTACCCAAGGCGATCCCGATCGCCCCTACATCGTCGGCGCCGTCCACAACAGCCAGCACACCGATCTGGTCACCAACCAGAACAACACACGCAACCTGATCCGCACCGCCGCGCAGAACGAACTGCGCATGGAAGATCGCGAGGGTATTGAACACATCCACCTCACCACACCGACCCAGACGAGCGAACTCAATCTGGGGCATATGGTGGATGACCAGAACAACGAACGCGGTACCGGCGCGGAATTGCGCACCGATGGACATGCGAGTGTGCGCGCAGCCAAAGGCGTATTTATCAGCGCCGATTCACAGCCGAGTGCGAATGGCAGGCAGTTGGAGATGCAGACAGCCATGGCGCAATTGCAACAAGCGCAGGCACAGATGCAAGCTCTTTCGGAAACGGCACAAACGGCGCAGGCTCTCGCTGCCGATATTGCCACGCAAAACGCGCTGCTCTCCGATCGACTCAAGAATTTGCAGGCACAGGTCATTCTGCTTAGCGCACCCGACGGCGCAGGCATGACTACGGGTGGCTCGCTGCACCTCAATGCCGCTGAAAATCTCATCGCCACCGCAGGCGGCAACGTTGATATTGGCGCCACAAGAAATGTGACCGTTGCGGCGGGCAACGCCATATCTGTGTTTGCGCAAGGCCAAGGCATAAAGCTCTACGCCGCTCAAGGCAAATGGGACGCCCAAGCGCAGTCCGATGCGTTGTCCCTTTCTGCACTCAAAGATCTAACTATTACCAGCAGCGCTGGGAAAGTGATCATTGCCGCCGACAAGGAAATCTGGCTAGGCGCAGGCGGCTCTTACATCAAAATCACCCCTGCTGGCATCGAAAACGGTACCCCAGGGGATATCTACGAAAAATGCGCTTTTTGGGACACCGTGGAAGCCGCCTCCAGCACGAGGCCATTACCGCAGTTTCCCCGCACCGCCTGTAAAAGCTGCCTGATTGACGCCATGCGTCAGGGTGCGCCTGGAGTGTACGTAACCTGA
- a CDS encoding DUF3304 domain-containing protein: MHHDHYRPMPAERFRKCTHIKAILRSQVLACIKKLPSAKSGWSSSRFFAARHPLTTQASLTRYFRIMFKRLARFGIFIVLITMLSGCFASDNTMSLDVVGYNHTDHDIGYFSVNNAGGAYEGKHEGGKSVCCISISEKYKPGMTVTVRWGGLEIGTPQQRTVEVPPYHPDDGGEFHVHFLRDGNVKVFVTRYMLWHPNYPLKGDEAKL; the protein is encoded by the coding sequence ATGCACCACGACCATTACCGCCCGATGCCCGCTGAAAGATTTCGCAAGTGCACACATATTAAAGCCATTCTTCGATCACAAGTATTAGCGTGCATAAAAAAACTGCCCAGCGCAAAGAGCGGATGGTCGTCTTCACGTTTTTTTGCAGCACGTCATCCACTCACAACACAAGCATCACTAACACGATATTTCAGGATCATGTTTAAAAGACTCGCAAGGTTTGGAATTTTCATCGTGCTGATCACGATGCTCAGCGGCTGCTTCGCTAGCGACAACACAATGTCACTAGACGTGGTCGGATACAACCATACGGATCATGATATTGGCTACTTTTCAGTCAACAATGCAGGAGGTGCTTATGAAGGTAAGCATGAGGGCGGAAAGTCAGTATGCTGCATCTCTATTTCAGAGAAATACAAGCCAGGCATGACTGTCACCGTGCGCTGGGGCGGATTGGAAATAGGAACACCCCAACAGCGAACCGTCGAAGTACCACCCTATCACCCGGATGATGGTGGCGAATTTCACGTGCATTTTCTTCGAGATGGTAACGTGAAAGTGTTTGTTACTAGATACATGTTGTGGCATCCGAACTATCCACTGAAAGGCGATGAAGCCAAGCTGTGA
- a CDS encoding DotU family type IV/VI secretion system protein codes for MRECLRETALQVSLMAQGGRSQSVEALRERCMSVVTEFELALDALQVPEDVRNELVHAQCALLDEVALSNPSPEDHGEWAAHPLQVERFGNYDAGERVFDKLSERMRQAPPNVEVLQCYAAILGLGFRGRYAREGEAARKALIMSLQSLLAKLQPAVDQSFIIDKTRRYTWFRLSPWAATVAACIVAACVYVACNRVLDVQLAQLLTQSP; via the coding sequence ATGCGCGAGTGCCTGCGCGAGACGGCGTTGCAGGTGTCGCTGATGGCGCAGGGTGGCCGCTCCCAGTCGGTGGAGGCGCTGCGTGAGCGCTGCATGAGCGTGGTAACGGAATTTGAGCTGGCACTGGATGCGCTTCAGGTTCCGGAGGATGTGCGGAATGAATTGGTACACGCACAATGCGCTCTGCTCGACGAAGTGGCGCTATCCAATCCGTCACCGGAAGACCACGGCGAATGGGCGGCACATCCGCTCCAGGTAGAGCGTTTCGGCAATTACGATGCCGGTGAGCGTGTGTTCGATAAGTTGAGCGAACGTATGCGGCAGGCGCCGCCGAATGTCGAAGTGCTGCAATGTTACGCGGCCATTCTCGGCTTGGGTTTCAGGGGTAGGTATGCGCGCGAAGGTGAGGCGGCTCGAAAGGCGCTGATCATGTCGCTGCAGTCGTTGCTGGCCAAGCTTCAGCCTGCTGTTGACCAGTCTTTCATCATCGACAAGACGCGCAGGTATACGTGGTTCCGCTTATCGCCATGGGCGGCAACGGTCGCCGCATGCATCGTGGCTGCATGCGTGTATGTTGCCTGCAATCGGGTTTTGGATGTTCAGTTGGCGCAATTGCTTACTCAGTCGCCATGA
- a CDS encoding DUF4123 domain-containing protein codes for MFHYLLLDSSQQMRFFNRLEHWGMPYESLFQGHTEESLPELAPLLIDITRHNDDSQRLHDEIIRIGQKKPCLSKLAASAPLMTMAEHLRQFHLVHMPNGRTMLMRWYDTRILPVWLDILSPDQRAFFTQHIVQWSSIDRFGVEQQHSITLSGGVTPQTITAPLQLDVAQAQTLLAANEPDTLIFELRRTLREEIKRVPYSVLHPFIAEQCRLARKHALYEKNDQVQFMMLALHTSGHFVDHPLAMERLASPSSVHAQSFANWCDALPESVWNTGEPLWQSTEVLNKSTQPNVITQ; via the coding sequence ATGTTTCATTACCTGCTGCTTGACTCCAGCCAACAGATGCGATTTTTCAATCGGCTGGAGCACTGGGGCATGCCCTACGAATCGCTGTTTCAGGGTCACACAGAGGAGTCACTCCCAGAACTGGCCCCCCTGCTCATCGACATAACCCGCCACAACGATGACAGTCAAAGACTGCATGACGAAATCATTCGCATAGGCCAGAAAAAACCTTGCCTAAGCAAGCTAGCAGCATCCGCTCCGTTGATGACCATGGCAGAGCATCTTAGGCAGTTTCATCTAGTACATATGCCCAATGGGCGAACCATGCTTATGCGTTGGTACGACACTCGCATCCTACCCGTATGGCTCGATATTTTGAGCCCTGATCAACGGGCATTCTTTACCCAGCACATCGTTCAATGGAGCAGCATCGATCGATTTGGTGTTGAACAGCAACACTCAATAACCCTGTCGGGTGGAGTTACGCCTCAAACCATAACCGCGCCCCTGCAACTCGATGTTGCACAAGCGCAAACGCTTCTTGCCGCGAATGAGCCCGATACTTTGATCTTCGAATTGCGTCGAACCCTTCGGGAAGAGATCAAACGGGTGCCCTATTCGGTGCTCCACCCCTTCATTGCCGAACAGTGTCGACTGGCTCGGAAACATGCTCTCTACGAAAAGAACGACCAGGTCCAATTCATGATGTTAGCGCTGCATACATCGGGCCACTTTGTCGACCACCCGTTGGCTATGGAACGCCTGGCATCACCATCATCAGTCCACGCGCAGTCCTTTGCGAACTGGTGCGATGCCCTACCGGAAAGCGTATGGAACACCGGAGAACCTCTATGGCAGTCCACTGAAGTCTTGAACAAAAGCACGCAACCAAACGTGATAACGCAATGA
- a CDS encoding Hcp family type VI secretion system effector — MAIPAYMWIKDDGGADIKGSVTVQGREGSVEVVALDHSVNIPTDSNTGKLTGTRIHRPITFTKETDSSTPYLYKAVTSGQTLKSIEIKWYKIDDAGKEVEYFNTKLDNVKVVAVKPKMHDIKNPSFEKHNHLEDVELRYEKITWAYKDGNIIHSDSWNDR, encoded by the coding sequence ATGGCAATTCCTGCCTATATGTGGATTAAGGACGACGGCGGTGCGGACATCAAGGGTTCGGTGACCGTGCAAGGCCGTGAAGGAAGCGTCGAAGTCGTGGCGCTGGATCACAGCGTGAACATTCCGACGGATTCGAACACGGGCAAGCTGACGGGTACCCGCATTCATAGGCCAATCACCTTTACCAAGGAAACCGATTCGTCAACGCCTTACCTGTACAAGGCCGTGACCAGCGGGCAGACGCTGAAGTCGATCGAAATCAAGTGGTACAAGATCGATGACGCGGGTAAGGAAGTCGAGTACTTCAATACCAAGCTGGATAACGTCAAGGTGGTGGCGGTGAAGCCGAAGATGCACGACATCAAGAACCCGTCTTTTGAGAAGCACAATCATCTGGAAGACGTGGAGCTGCGCTACGAGAAAATCACTTGGGCGTACAAGGACGGCAACATCATCCATTCCGACAGCTGGAACGATCGCTAA
- the tssB gene encoding type VI secretion system contractile sheath small subunit codes for MAESYQREIPKARVNISLDLHTGGVQKRVELPLKLLVMGDYSAGKEQTALAERKKIDINKNNFDSVLTELNPQATIAVPNALAGDGSELAVALDFKSMKDFEPEAVARQIPELQALLAMRNLLRDLKSNLLDNGTFRRELERILKDKSLSQSLRDDLEKIATAQPAGNT; via the coding sequence ATGGCAGAGAGCTATCAGCGCGAGATTCCCAAGGCCCGCGTCAATATCAGCCTTGATCTGCATACAGGCGGCGTGCAGAAGCGGGTCGAGTTACCGCTCAAGCTTCTGGTCATGGGCGATTACAGTGCAGGCAAGGAGCAGACCGCTCTGGCCGAACGCAAAAAAATCGACATCAACAAAAATAACTTCGACTCAGTGCTGACCGAACTCAATCCTCAAGCCACCATCGCGGTACCCAACGCACTGGCCGGTGATGGCAGCGAACTTGCCGTAGCGCTCGATTTCAAATCCATGAAGGATTTCGAACCTGAAGCGGTTGCACGCCAGATTCCTGAACTTCAGGCGCTTCTCGCCATGCGCAATTTGCTGCGGGATCTCAAATCCAACCTGCTCGACAACGGCACCTTCCGCCGTGAGCTGGAGCGCATCCTGAAGGACAAGTCGTTATCGCAGAGCCTACGCGACGATCTGGAAAAGATCGCCACTGCACAGCCCGCTGGCAACACCTGA
- the tssK gene encoding type VI secretion system baseplate subunit TssK, translating into MRAQKPLWHEGLILTPQHFQQQEQWLRFAHRQLASLALAEPWGMLGVDVDEEALNASRFKLTRLAVRLPDGTSIDTSVTDILPPARDLARDVPPDVLSMTVYAALPLLQADGDNCRFDDVPSPRPRRYVREFAEVVDQNGHGVEELSVERHALRLVFEFESMADDVVCPVARLKRGTNGRFQLDNAYVPPCLFLSAHTAHLERATRMADILLAKATALAARRGERIDQVVEFGVADVSLFWLLHCIHTHWPRLAFLASHPQQSPERLYAVLSELAGALMTFSTGHGLSEIPRYDHARQDEIFAKLESLVRTLLNAIIPSRVIPIGLVKRGATSWVGRFDDDRLLKNADYYLSVSASLPALQLLELIPRLCKIGAPDDVEHIVNSALIGIPLKPVQRVPAAIPVRLENQYFALDAADPAHARMLAAHACQIYLPASVPEASLELFAVLPS; encoded by the coding sequence ATGCGTGCACAGAAGCCGCTGTGGCATGAGGGGTTGATCCTCACACCGCAGCATTTTCAACAGCAGGAACAATGGTTGCGGTTTGCCCACCGGCAATTGGCGTCTCTGGCCTTGGCGGAGCCGTGGGGCATGCTTGGCGTGGATGTAGACGAAGAGGCGTTGAATGCAAGCCGCTTCAAGCTGACGCGTCTCGCTGTGCGGCTGCCCGATGGAACATCCATCGATACATCTGTGACTGATATCTTGCCACCGGCGCGGGATCTGGCACGCGATGTGCCGCCGGATGTGCTCAGCATGACGGTTTATGCAGCGCTTCCCCTGTTGCAAGCCGATGGAGACAATTGCCGATTCGATGATGTGCCATCGCCGAGGCCGCGTCGTTATGTCCGGGAGTTTGCGGAAGTTGTCGACCAGAATGGCCATGGTGTTGAAGAGCTATCGGTGGAGCGGCATGCCCTGCGCCTGGTGTTCGAATTCGAATCGATGGCGGACGATGTGGTTTGTCCTGTTGCGCGTCTGAAGCGTGGCACGAATGGCCGATTCCAGCTTGACAATGCGTATGTACCGCCTTGCTTGTTCTTGTCGGCACATACCGCGCATCTGGAGCGTGCGACGCGAATGGCGGATATCTTGTTGGCCAAAGCCACGGCACTGGCGGCGCGGCGGGGTGAACGCATCGATCAGGTTGTCGAGTTTGGTGTGGCCGATGTGTCGCTGTTTTGGCTGTTGCACTGCATCCATACACATTGGCCGAGGCTGGCTTTTCTCGCATCGCATCCGCAGCAATCACCGGAACGGCTTTATGCAGTGCTATCGGAATTGGCCGGCGCATTGATGACGTTTTCGACTGGTCATGGATTGTCGGAAATTCCACGGTACGACCACGCGCGGCAGGATGAAATCTTTGCCAAGCTGGAGTCACTCGTTCGCACTCTCCTAAATGCGATTATTCCGTCGCGCGTTATTCCCATTGGACTGGTCAAGCGCGGTGCCACTTCATGGGTCGGACGGTTTGACGATGATCGCTTGCTTAAGAATGCGGATTACTACCTGTCGGTCAGTGCCTCGTTGCCGGCGCTTCAGCTGCTGGAACTGATTCCGCGATTGTGCAAAATCGGTGCGCCAGACGACGTTGAGCATATTGTGAACTCCGCATTGATCGGGATTCCCTTGAAGCCCGTCCAACGCGTGCCTGCGGCTATTCCTGTGCGTTTGGAAAATCAGTACTTCGCACTGGATGCGGCCGATCCGGCCCATGCGCGCATGCTGGCCGCACATGCTTGCCAGATTTATCTTCCGGCCTCGGTGCCGGAGGCTTCTCTTGAATTGTTTGCGGTGCTTCCGTCGTGA